The sequence CATTCGTCCGTTATTATTAATTACAATAGCAAAGAATAAATTGAATTAAAAGTAAGCTATTTTGTAAAGTTGTTTAAATATTGTGTATTAAAAATATTGATAAATTGTAGTGTTTATTAAAGATGTAAAAAATGGATAATTTTTGTCACTTATCGACATGAATAAAAAAGTAAATTTGTATATATTTTATGCTATACAGTATCGTATTAATGTGATTAATCTAACTAAAACATCAGAAAAAATCTTGGTAATTGTAAAAAAATGTCATTTTGTGGTATAATATATATACAATCATAATGGTTAATAATTGTTCAAATGTGGCTTATTGTACCTGTATTTTCAAAAATGTAATTGAAAAACAAGGTCAAAATATGTTAAAAAAGCCACTGTAAAACATACATTTCAATTATGTGTTCATAATTTCATCTTGAGTAGGGCTTTCCAAATGGAAGATATTCTTAAAAATCTTAAAGTTATGGTAATTGATGATTCAAAAACCATTCGTCGTACAGCTGAAACATTATTGCAACGTGAAGGTTGTGAAGTGATTACTGCAGTTGATGGTTTTGAAGCATTGTCAAAAATTGCAGAAACACAACCTGATATTATTTTCGTTGATATTATGATGCCACGTCTTGATGGTTATCAAACTTGTGCATTATTAAAAAATTCACAAAATTT comes from Moraxella sp. ZY210820 and encodes:
- the pilG gene encoding twitching motility response regulator PilG, which gives rise to MEDILKNLKVMVIDDSKTIRRTAETLLQREGCEVITAVDGFEALSKIAETQPDIIFVDIMMPRLDGYQTCALLKNSQNFRNIPVLMLSSKDGSFDQAKGRVVGANQYLTKPFSKDELIDAIRTHIQA